In a single window of the Raphanus sativus cultivar WK10039 chromosome 9, ASM80110v3, whole genome shotgun sequence genome:
- the LOC108828331 gene encoding PP2A regulatory subunit TAP46 — translation MGGVAMEEMPLSALFEEARKIHLAASESRADQDVVKKGCEMLDKCEDMVGKLGLFSSNETKEDISTNNLKYLLVPFYLAELTEKIKQEDRIPIVKASYAKLKEFFSFCEAMELVPEEELEASSRGGSAPPADRRALKIARFKRQKAAEAKLLEIKERKERRGRSKRAAALSTPVESGEDDIPDDDSEEERDAWLATINLAICKAIDLLEMLKREEEMLSAIKEKQLKDGEDVFSRDALDDRTKKAETWHRDAAARIQYSRPAQPITCATFAQDVLEGRASVSQGHEHKHQPLIFGPASIVNGGLSTERERMIAQVFQPSHRMPTMSIEDAGLTEMNIMNDWQEQTKKAIEEATTSWHNDKPLRRKEEDEEDDDEDEEAVMKARAFDDWKDDNPRGAGNKKLTPCG, via the exons ATGGGAGGTGTAGCGATGGAGGAGATGCCATTATCGGCGTTGTTCGAGGAAGCAAGGAAGATTCATCTCGCGGCTTCAGAGTCTCGCGCCGATCAG GATGTTGTGAAGAAAGGATGTGAGATGTTAGACAAGTGCGAAGACATGGTCGGGAAGCTGGGACTCTTCTCTTCTAACGAGACTAAAGAAGATATCAGCACCAACAATCTCAAGTATCTTTTG GTACCTTTCTATCTTGCGGAGTTAACAGAGAAAATCAAACAGGAAGATCGGATTCCGATTGTCAAAGCTTCGTATGCTAAGTTGAAG GAGTTTTTCTCGTTCTGTGAGGCAATGGAACTTGTTCCGGAAGAGGAGTTGGAGGCTTCTTCACGAGGTGGTTCTGCTCCACCTGCTGATCGAAGAGCTCTCAAG ATAGCTCGGTTCAAACGTCAAAAGGCTGCAGAGGCGAAGCTCCTTGAGATTAAAGAGAGGAAGGAGCGACGCGGACGTTCGAAAAGGGCTGCTGCCTTGTCTACTCCCGTTGAATCTGGAGAAGATGACATCCCAGATGATGACAGCGAAGAAGAAAGAGAC GCGTGGCTCGCCACAATTAACTTGGCTATTTGTAAG GCTATTGATCTGTTGGAAATGCTAAAGAGAGAAGAGGAAATGCTCTCTGCAATCAAGGAGAAACAGTTGAAG GATGGAGAGGATGTGTTTTCTCGGGATGCTCTAGATGATCGCACAAAGAAAGCTGAAACATGGCACAGAGATGCTGCTGCGAGGATACAGTACTCTAGACCGGCACAACCAATCACTTGTGCCACATTTGCACAAGATGTGTTAGAAGGTAGAGCTTCAGTGTCACAGGGTCACGAACACAAGCATCAACCTCTTATATTCGGTCCAGCAAGCATTGTGAATGGAGGTCTTTctacggagagagagagaatgataGCTCAGGTTTTCCAACCAAGTCACAG GATGCCGACGATGAGCATAGAGGATGCTGGGTTAACAGAGATGAATATAATGAATGATTGGCAAGAGCAGACGAAAAAAGCAATTGAAGAAGCAACCACCTCGTGGCACAATGACAAACCTCTGAGAAGAAaggaagaggatgaagaagatgatgatgaagacgaaGAAGCTGTGATGAAAGCTAGAGCTTTCGATGACTGGAAGGACGATAATCCTCGTGGTGCAGGTAACAAGAAACTCACTCCTTGTGGCTGA
- the LOC108825660 gene encoding uncharacterized protein LOC108825660 isoform X1 gives MDQPDPRNASGLIISVTEPLRSFLASACDDRRLSDELRDIASDLRSRNTVVPYKLLRAIWTGSDPSTRPDLLALFSGSGFVFTSPKPREKSEELKLRLLKLRDIAERKEYAELVKDITPRKQVEEPFSSYKDQLGFGLHVGLTMFTGYLVGYASFRALFNRNPALSAAGGILGLVLAMLVETLLFIIKTSKDDQIQSSKSPSSPSPSPSSPSSSFTPTFKPSSSPSSSSSFTPTIKKNQ, from the exons ATGGATCAACCCGACCCGAGAAATGCGTCTGGCCTGATTATCTCCGTCACTGAACCGCTGCGATCTTTTCTCGCATCGGCCTGCGATGATCGTCGTCTCTCCGACGAACTAAGAGATATCGCTTCGGATCTGCGCTCGAGGAACACCGTCGTTCCCTACAAATTGCTCCGCGCTATATGGACCGGATCCGATCCCTCGACCAGACCGGACTTGTTGGCACTTTTCTCCGGCTCCGGTTTCGTCTTCACCAGTCCCAAGCCCAGGGAAAAG AGTGAAGAACTGAAACTGAGACTGCTAAAGCTGAGAGACATAGCAGAGAGGAAGGAATACGCTGAGCTTGTTAAAGATATAACACCTAGGAAGCAGGTCGAAGAGCCTTTCTCTTCTTACAAAGACCAGCTCGGTTTTG GTTTACACGTTGGTCTTACCATGTTCACTGGATATTTGGTTGGATACGCTTCCTTCAGAGCTTTATTCAACCGCAACCCCGCTCtc AGTGCTGCTGGTGGGATACTTGGGCTAGTTTTGGCCATGCTTGTGGAAACACTTCTGTTTATAATCAAAACATCTAAAGATGATCAGATTCAGAGCTCTAAATCAccatcatcaccatcaccatcaccatcatcaccatcatcatcattcacTCCCACTTTtaaaccatcatcatcaccatcatcatcatcatcattcactCCCACTATTAAGAAGAATCAGTAG
- the LOC108828550 gene encoding plastidial pyruvate kinase 2 — protein MAQVVATRSIQGSMVSPNGGSLSTRSNKFLKPASFAVKVLGNEAKRSGRVSLKSRRVVDTTVRSSSARVETEVIPVSPQDVPNREEQFERLLEMHKFSDTSVGGMWSKPTARRKTKIVCTVGPSTNTREMIWKLAEAGMNVARMNMSHGDHASHKKVIDLVKEYNAQSKDNTIAIMLDTKGPEVRSGDLPQPIMLEPGQEFTFTIERGVSTPSCVSVNYDDFVNDVEAGDMLLVDGGMMSFMVKSKTKDSVKCAVVDGGELKSRRHLNVRGKSATLPSITEKDWEDIKFGVENKVDFYAVSFVKDAQVVHELKNYLKGCGADIHVIVKIESADSIPNLHSIITASDGAMVARGDLGAELPIEEVPILQGKIINLCRSMGKAVIVATNMLESMIVHPTPTRAEVSDIAIAVREGADAVMLSGETAHGKFPLKAAGVMHTVALRTEATITTSSEMPANLGQAFKNHMSEMFAYHATMMSNTLGTSTVVFTRTGFMAILLSHYRPSGTIYAFTNEKKIQQRLALYQGVCPIYMEFSDDAEDTFANALATLLKQGMVKKGEEIAIVQSGSQPIWRSQSTHNIQVRKV, from the exons ATGGCTCAGGTTGTTGCTACCAGGTCGATTCAAGGCTCGATGGTGTCTCCCAACGGAGGATCTCTGTCTACGAGATCCAACAAGTTCTTGAAACCGGCAAGTTTCGCGGTGAAGGTTCTGGGAAACGAAGCGAAGAGGAGCGGAAGAGTCTCTCTGAAAAGCAGAAGAGTAGTTGATACCACTGTGAGATCCTCCTCCGCTCGTGTGGAGACCGAAGTCATTCCCGTCTCTCCCCAAGATGTGCCTAAC agGGAGGAGCAATTTGAGCGGTTGTTGGAAATGCACAAGTTTAGTGACACATCTGTAGGAGGGATGTGGTCGAAACCGACAGCGAGGAGGAAGACAAAGATTGTCTGCACGGTTGGTCCTTCAACGAACACGAGAGAAATGATATGGAAACTGGCGGAAGCTGGGATGAATGTTGCTAGGATGAACATGTCTCATGGGGATCATGCTTCTCATAAGAAGGTTATTGATTTGGTCAAAGAGTACAATGCACAGTCTAAGGACAACACTATTGCTATCATGCTTGATACCAAG GGTCCAGAAGTTAGGAGTGGGGATTTACCACAACCGATTATGTTAGAGCCTGGCCAAGAGTTTACTTTTACTATTGAGAGAGGAGTAAGCACACCAAGTTGTGTCAGTGTTAACTATGATGATTTTGTCAACGATGTTGAAGCTGGAGACATGCTCCTTGTTGATG GTGGTATGATGTCGTTTATGGTGAAGTCGAAGACCAAAGACTCTGTCAAATGTGCAGTTGTTGATGGTGGAGAACTTAAGTCAAGGAGACACTTGAATGTCCGAGGGAAGAGTGCAACGTTACCTTCAATCACTG AGAAGGATTGGGAGGATATTAAGTTTGGAGTGGAGAACAAAGTTGACTTTTATGCAGTCTCTTTTGTCAAAGATGCACAAGTGGTACATGAACTCAAGAATTACCTTAAAG GTTGTGGTGCTGATATTCACGTGATAGTTAAAATTGAAAGCGCAGACTCCATCCCTAACTTGCATTCCATTATCACCGCATCAGATGGG gCAATGGTTGCAAGAGGTGATCTTGGTGCAGAGCTTCCTATTGAAGAAGTACCCATACTTCAG GGGAAGATCATTAACCTATGCCGTAGCATGGGAAAAGCTGTTATCGTTGCGACTAACATGCTTGAGAGTATGATAGTTCATCCAACTCCAACCCGGGCGGAGGTTTCCGACATTGCTATTGCCGTTAGAGAAGGTGCTGATGCAGTAATGCTTTCAGGAGAGACTGCCCACGGAAA ATTCCCATTGAAAGCTGCTGGAGTGATGCATACAGTTGCACTGCGAACAGAAGCCACCATTACTACTAGTAGTGAAATGCCAGCTAATCTTGGCCAAGCCTTTAAG AACCATATGAGTGAGATGTTTGCATACCATGCAACCATGATGTCAAACACACTTGGAACTTCAACTGTTGTCTTCACCAGAACTGGTTTCATGGCCATACTGCTAAGTCACTATCGCCCTTCTGGCACAATCTATGCCTTCACAAACGA GAAAAAAATACAGCAAAGGTTAGCCTTGTATCAAGGTGTATGTCCCATATATATGGAGTTCTCAGATGATGCAGAAGACACTTTCGCTAATGCTTTGGCTACACTGCTG AAACAAGGAATGGTGAAGAAGGGAGAGGAAATAGCGATTGTACAGAGCGGGTCACAACCAATCTGGAGATCTCAATCGACTCATAACATTCAAGTCCGCAAGGTGTAA
- the LOC108826936 gene encoding uncharacterized protein LOC108826936 yields the protein MNCVSAFKFVPSTVILPCAQSNLHISSYSSKFTLRWRSYASSSSSSSRIRRKTLTLVSSKSSEAEEESETEDEWLKKLPEKNKPLYSHSLPCIEAWLRKLGFYQSKDDRAVWLIQKPDWHAQLSLDVTDLCIRYLKSGPGNLERDMERRFSYALSREDTENAILGGP from the exons ATGAACTGTGTCTCTGCATTCAAGTTCGTACCATCAACTGTTATATTACCATGTGCACAATCAAACCTTCACATTTCGAGTTATTCATCCAAGTTTACGCTCAGATGGCGTAGctatgcttcttcttcttcttcttcttcccgaATTCGAAGGAAAACCCTAACCCTAGTTTCTTCGAAATCTTCGGAAGCGGAAGAGGAGTCGGAAACGGAGGACGAATGGCTGAAGAAGCTACCGGAGAAGAACAAGCCACTGTATTCGCATAGCTTGCCTTGCATCGAGGCGTGGCTgaggaaattagggttttaccAGAGCAAAGACGATAGAGCTGTTTGGTTGATTCAGAAACCTGATTGGCACGCCCAGTTATCTCTTGACGTCACAGATCTCTGCATAAG GTACTTGAAAAGTGGACCGGGAAATCTTGAGAGAGACATGGAAAGAAGGTTTAGCTATGCATTGAGCAGAGAAGATACTGAGAACGCCATACTCGGAGGACCTTGA
- the LOC108826931 gene encoding LOW QUALITY PROTEIN: uncharacterized protein LOC108826931 (The sequence of the model RefSeq protein was modified relative to this genomic sequence to represent the inferred CDS: deleted 2 bases in 1 codon): protein MSMGDEKQCCEMKNKIMLFGLLIRRIFDEEKGKLLQRLEDANSEITELKKLRKEDAKANEKVVSIIASQKQNWLKEKYRLRLQVEALMRELRNMEKRKRTSLTELQERLKEKDGLLQSKDKEIEEEKRKCQEIEEKLVKAEKEVEDLREKKERDVQEHSSELWRQKKTFLELASSQRQLEAELSRANKQIDAKRHELEDLSLEMAKMRKDLEAKDRILAVMLKKSKLDIAEMHTLLMEAKMKQDEDEAKSWRSNSKSRRSLRSMFAFETTSKPKTNSVGSIDEHLEWNKDPDVIPEIMDSYSNDDFSELGVHGIAKKRENMSFGEEDFCIRVIGKKQEIELGGLPEHEKIEALCLHLMNSELESNRLRSCIEGQNQEMSQLRHNKEGLVSQRGEESVAMRKQHFKTQLKSLMSHKNSTSYRRKNTKAEEVQVQERVFGSKEGSKEHATEKGRESYSPDELRHLTLKAAQSDAEEESEKDTLLQEDQFTRREKAGGKESESQPSSTNNPPWRMDLHALGVSFKIKRLRQQLMMLERYIGKQESQEIDKSSSSDTGKRALLLLITLLNKQVTRYQSLQEKIDGICKKMHVNDTEKTSLEHFLDETFQLQRYIVATGQKLMEIQSKITSGFVEVLVGFITTESSSTSSSFDPERFVESIRTLFQEVQRGLEVRISRIIGDLGGTLAREGMIHLKRREDGVQRL from the exons ATGTCCATGGGAGATGAAAAACAGTGTTGTGAGATGAAGAACAAAATAATGCTTTTTGGGTTGCTGATTAGGAGAATCTTTGATGAAGAGAAGGGTAAGCTTCTTCAGAGGCTAGAGGATGCCAACAGTGAGATTACAGAGTTGAAGAAACTGAGAAAAGAAGATGCAAAAGCTAACGAGAAGGTAGTTAGCATAATCGCGTCTCAGAAACAGAACTGGTTGAAGGAGAAGTACAGACTAAGGCTGCAGGTTGAAGCTCTGATGAGGGAGCTAAGGAACatggagaagaggaagagaacaaGCTTAACTGAGTTGCAAGAAAGGTTAAAAGAAAAGGACGGTTTATTGCAATCCAAAGATAAGGAAATTGAGGAAGAGAAGCGCAAATGCCAAGAGATAGAGGAGAAGCTGGTCAAGGCAGAAAAAGAAGTTGAAGATTTGAgggaaaagaaagagagagatgtgCAAGAACATTCCTCTGAGCTATGGAGGCAAAAGAAGACATTCCTTGAGCTTGCTTCTAGCCAGAGACAACTTGAAGCTGAGCTGAGTCGTGCAAATAAGCAAATCGATGCTAAGAGACATGAACTTGAAGACTTGTCCTTAGAAATGGCTAAGATGAGGAAAGATTTGGAAGCAAAAGATCGGATATTGGCAGTGATGTTGAAGAAGTCAAAACTGGATATAGCAGAGATGCATACATTGCTTATGGAGGCTAAAATGAAGCAAGATGAAGACGAAGCAAAGAGTTGGAGATCAAACTCGAAGTCAAGACGGTCACTAAGAAGCATGTTTGCTTTTGAAACCACAAGTAAGCCTAAAACCAACAGTGTTGGCTCCATTGATGAACATCTGGAATGGAATAAAGATCCTGATGTCATCCCAGAGATCATGGATTCCTACTCTAATGATGATTTCAGTGAACTTG GAGTCCATGGAATTGCAAAGAAGCGTGAGAATATGAGTTTTGGTGAGGAAGATTTTTGTATTAGAGTGATAGGGAAGAAGCAAGAGATAGAGTTAGGGGGTTTGCCAGAGCATGAAAAGATTGAAGCTCTGTGTTTGCATTTGATGAACTCTGAGTTAGAATCAAACCGGTTGAGATCTTGTATAGAAGGACAGAACCAAGAAATGTCACAGTTGAGACACAACAAGGAAGGCCTTGTAAGTCAAAGAGGGGAAGAATCTGTTGCCATGAGGAAACAACATTTCAAGACACAGCTAAAAAGCTTGATGTCCCACAAGAACAGCACGAGTTATAGGAGAAAGAACACAAAAGCAGAAGAAGTACAAGTGCAAGAAAGAGTATTTGGATCAAAGGAAGGTTCTAAGGAACATGCGACCGAGAAAGGAAGGGAATCATACTCCCCTGATGAACTGAGACATTTAACTTTGAAAGCGGCTCAATCTGATGCTGAAGAAGAATCTGAAAAGGACACTCTCTTGCAAGAA GATCAGTTTACCAGAAGAGAAAAAGCAGGTGGTAAGGAGAGTGAAAGCCAGCCATCAAGCACAAACAATCCACCTTGGAGAATGGATCTTCATGCTCTTGGAGTCTCATTCAAGATCAAAAGGCTTAGACAACAGCTGATGATGCTTGAAAGATATATTGGCAAACAAGAGAGCCAAGAGATCGACAAGAGCAGCAGCAGTGATACCGGGAAAAGGGCTTTGTTATTGCTCATTACACTGCTCAACAAACAAGTTACTAGGTATCAATcacttcaggagaagattgatgGTATCTGCAAAAAAATG CATGTGAATGATACAGAAAAGACATCACTAGAGCATTTCTTAGATGAGACATTTCAGCTGCAAAGATACATAGTGGCAACAGGACAGAAACTAATGGAAATTCAGTCCAAGATCACTTCTGGGTTTGTAGAGGTTCTAGTAGGCTTCATCACTACAGAGTCCTCATCTACTAGTAGCAGCTTTGATCCAGAACGTTTTGTAGAAAGCATTAGAACTCTGTTTCAGGAAGTGCAGAGAGGGCTTGAGGTTAGGATATCTCGAATCATAGGTGATCTTGGAGGGACACTTGCACGTGAGGGAATGATACATTTGAAACGACGGGAGGACGGCGTCCAACGACTATGA
- the LOC108825660 gene encoding uncharacterized protein LOC108825660 isoform X2, giving the protein MDQPDPRNASGLIISVTEPLRSFLASACDDRRLSDELRDIASDLRSRNTVVPYKLLRAIWTGSDPSTRPDLLALFSGSGFVFTSPKPREKSEELKLRLLKLRDIAERKEYAELVKDITPRKQVEEPFSSYKDQLGFGLHVGLTMFTGYLVGYASFRALFNRNPALSAAGGILGLVLAMLVETLLFIIKTSKDDQIQSSKSPSSPSPSPSSPSSSSFTPTIKKNQ; this is encoded by the exons ATGGATCAACCCGACCCGAGAAATGCGTCTGGCCTGATTATCTCCGTCACTGAACCGCTGCGATCTTTTCTCGCATCGGCCTGCGATGATCGTCGTCTCTCCGACGAACTAAGAGATATCGCTTCGGATCTGCGCTCGAGGAACACCGTCGTTCCCTACAAATTGCTCCGCGCTATATGGACCGGATCCGATCCCTCGACCAGACCGGACTTGTTGGCACTTTTCTCCGGCTCCGGTTTCGTCTTCACCAGTCCCAAGCCCAGGGAAAAG AGTGAAGAACTGAAACTGAGACTGCTAAAGCTGAGAGACATAGCAGAGAGGAAGGAATACGCTGAGCTTGTTAAAGATATAACACCTAGGAAGCAGGTCGAAGAGCCTTTCTCTTCTTACAAAGACCAGCTCGGTTTTG GTTTACACGTTGGTCTTACCATGTTCACTGGATATTTGGTTGGATACGCTTCCTTCAGAGCTTTATTCAACCGCAACCCCGCTCtc AGTGCTGCTGGTGGGATACTTGGGCTAGTTTTGGCCATGCTTGTGGAAACACTTCTGTTTATAATCAAAACATCTAAAGATGATCAGATTCAGAGCTCTAAATCAccatcatcaccatcaccatcaccatcatcac catcatcatcatcattcactCCCACTATTAAGAAGAATCAGTAG
- the LOC108828332 gene encoding phytolongin Phyl2.2 encodes MISNPSLLSYTCIAKGTVVLAEFASSKEEPGIEEVALRCIENTPPHHSIFSHTVRKKTYTFSIDDESSFVYFAIVDEAMEKHESLVVLNRLRSAVEDLVRGGETLTDPSPRCLQSKMDPVFAEIVGGVDLELLDMMDLVGSPRESRNPSIDSSKGRRASLMPLLGKQLKALKKKNKRSHTEDEGDVGTMKEKKVDLCGNGNGGVSRKELRNGLLTTDHHHHRQKAKQTWKKHVWVVLLFDFCICAVLFGIWLWVCQGFQCVNG; translated from the coding sequence ATGATCTCGAATCCAAGTCTGTTATCCTACACTTGCATCGCGAAAGGAACCGTCGTCCTCGCAGAGTTCGCGTCGTCAAAGGAAGAGCCAGGAATCGAAGAAGTAGCTTTGCGGTGCATCGAGAACACGCCTCCGCACCATTCAATCTTCTCACACACAGTTCGCAAGAAGACCTACACGTTCTCAATCGATGACGAATCATCGTTCGTGTATTTCGCGATCGTCGACGAAGCTATGGAGAAGCACGAATCCTTGGTGGTGTTGAACCGGTTGAGATCAGCAGTTGAAGATCTGGTCAGAGGAGGAGAGACGTTGACCGATCCTTCTCCTCGTTGTCTCCAATCAAAGATGGATCCAGTTTTCGCGGAGATCGTTGGTGGTGTGGATTTGGAGTTGTTAGACATGATGGATTTGGTTGGATCTCCGAGGGAGAGTCGTAACCCTAGTATCGATTCGTCTAAAGGGAGGAGAGCGTCGTTGATGCCGCTTTTGGGGAAGCAATTAAAGgcgctgaagaagaagaataagagatCGCATACGGAAGATGAAGGAGACGTTGGGActatgaaggagaagaaggtggATTTATGTGGGAATGGGAACGGTGGAGTGTCACGCAAGGAACTGAGGAATGGTTTGTTAACAacagatcatcatcatcacaggcaAAAGGCGAAACAGACGTGGAAGAAACATGTGTGGGTGGTGTTGTTGTTCGATTTCTGCATCTGTGCTGTTCTCTTCGGAATCTGGCTTTGGGTTTGTCAAGGGTTTCAATGCGTCAATGGGTAA